The proteins below come from a single Chryseobacterium bernardetii genomic window:
- a CDS encoding glycoside hydrolase family 130 protein, translating to MVSLKKDGIILRKTTLDFESEGVLNPAVIQDNGKIHLLYRALARNNLSSIGYCILSDYKTPEIRLSNPVIIPEFEYEKHGVEDPRIVKIDHLFYLTYTSYDGVNALGALAVSKDLISWQKLGIIVPKIPYKKFKLLAESQGEIGEKYRRFNKLPHTHIKDKEVFLWDKNVIFFPRRINGKLYFLQRIRPDIQIVRIENIEDLNPDFWKDYFLHFKEHIVLSPKYEHEVSYIGGGCPPIETEHGWLLIYHGVHDTIEGYVYSACAALLDLDTPEKEISRLPYPLFKPDEEWEQKGEVNNVCFPTGAIVEGHTLHIYYGAADKRIAIASLSIPELLKELLQYTS from the coding sequence ATGGTATCCTTGAAAAAAGATGGAATTATACTCAGAAAAACAACATTAGACTTTGAGAGTGAAGGAGTTCTAAATCCTGCAGTCATTCAGGATAACGGAAAAATACATTTATTATACAGGGCTCTTGCCAGGAATAACTTATCGAGTATCGGATACTGTATATTATCGGATTATAAGACTCCTGAAATACGGCTCAGCAATCCGGTTATTATCCCTGAATTTGAATACGAAAAACATGGTGTTGAAGATCCAAGAATTGTCAAAATCGATCACTTATTTTACCTTACTTATACCAGTTATGACGGGGTAAATGCATTGGGTGCACTTGCCGTATCTAAGGATCTAATATCATGGCAAAAGCTAGGAATCATTGTGCCAAAAATTCCATACAAAAAGTTTAAGCTTTTAGCAGAATCTCAAGGTGAAATAGGAGAAAAGTACAGACGTTTCAACAAACTCCCGCATACTCATATAAAGGATAAAGAGGTCTTCCTTTGGGATAAAAATGTGATATTTTTTCCAAGAAGAATTAATGGTAAGCTTTATTTTCTACAGCGCATAAGGCCTGATATCCAAATTGTAAGGATAGAAAATATTGAAGATCTGAATCCTGATTTCTGGAAAGACTACTTCCTTCATTTTAAAGAACATATTGTATTATCTCCCAAATATGAGCATGAAGTAAGCTATATTGGCGGTGGATGCCCCCCTATAGAAACTGAACATGGATGGCTTTTAATCTACCATGGTGTACATGATACCATTGAAGGATATGTTTACAGCGCATGTGCTGCTTTACTAGACCTTGATACTCCTGAAAAAGAAATTTCAAGACTTCCTTATCCTCTTTTCAAGCCCGATGAAGAATGGGAACAGAAGGGAGAAGTGAACAATGTCTGCTTCCCTACCGGAGCCATCGTAGAAGGACATACACTCCATATTTACTATGGCGCTGCAGACAAAAGAATAGCTATTGCTTCTTTAAGCATCCCTGAATTACTGAAGGAATTACTACAGTACACATCATAA
- a CDS encoding glycosyltransferase yields the protein MNKNIKSEVEEKTKRQSLQSNKNTIYHIPEIIFISTFPPKVCGIATYCQDLVQSLKLKFRDSFSISICPMETEDEHYQYEDDPEYRLNTSDAVSYLELADKINKNNNIQLVMLQHEFGFFNETPNGLLLFLQNTEKDIIITFHTVLPKPDRELKEKVKEISSFVKSIIVMTSISADILNNDYDIPPDKIKVIPHGTHLLPFIDKISLKAKYGFNDKKVLSTFGLLGSGKNIETTLEALPEIITKNPDVMFLIIGKTHPGIIKYEGEKYRDFLQDTIKRLHLEKHTYFINQYLPLDELLDYLQLTNIYLFTSKDRNQAVSGTFSYAISCGCPVVSTPIPHALEVLNEDLGIIIDFEAPKQLAVAVNTLLKNETAQEKLRSNSLEKMAPTAWENSSISHALLFQQYSKDNMTLHYAFPIINLSHIKNMTTDFGMIQFSKINKPDINSGYTLDDNARAMIVACGHYGLNRDESDLDLISTYLKFIKFCQQPDGSFLNYVNQNKEFAQQNYETNLEDSNGRAIWALGYLLSIKAILPQQFSDEAESVIEKSLPLIEKIHSTRAMGFIIKGLHYQNSEINIPLLKKLANRLVKMYQHEKHKDWHWFESYLTYGNSLLPEALLCAWITTKDEMYKQIANESFRFLLSKIFIKGGIKVISNKGWLHKETIKSPESIGGEQPIDVAYTILALSTFYKVFKDEKYLQMMRNAFSWFLGKNHLHQIIYNPATGGCYDGLEEKNVNLNQGAESTVSYLMARLCFPK from the coding sequence ATGAATAAAAATATAAAATCAGAAGTGGAGGAAAAGACAAAAAGACAATCTTTACAAAGTAATAAAAACACAATTTATCATATACCTGAAATTATCTTTATAAGCACTTTTCCTCCCAAGGTATGCGGTATTGCAACATACTGTCAGGACTTGGTACAATCCCTTAAATTAAAATTCAGAGACTCATTTAGCATCAGCATCTGCCCAATGGAAACTGAGGATGAGCATTATCAATATGAAGATGATCCAGAATATCGCTTAAATACATCCGATGCCGTATCTTATTTGGAGTTGGCTGATAAAATCAATAAGAATAACAATATTCAACTGGTTATGCTTCAGCATGAATTTGGATTTTTCAACGAAACCCCCAACGGATTACTGCTTTTTCTTCAAAATACAGAAAAAGATATCATCATTACTTTTCACACCGTTCTACCAAAACCGGATCGGGAATTAAAAGAAAAGGTAAAAGAAATCAGCAGTTTTGTAAAATCTATTATTGTAATGACCAGTATTTCTGCGGATATACTGAACAATGATTATGATATACCACCTGATAAAATTAAAGTGATACCCCACGGCACCCATTTACTGCCATTTATCGATAAAATTTCACTGAAAGCGAAATACGGATTTAATGATAAAAAAGTTCTTTCAACATTTGGTTTATTGGGTTCTGGGAAAAATATTGAAACCACTTTAGAAGCTTTGCCTGAAATTATTACAAAAAACCCCGATGTAATGTTTCTGATTATTGGAAAAACGCATCCCGGCATCATTAAATATGAAGGTGAGAAATATCGTGATTTTTTGCAGGATACTATTAAAAGGCTCCATCTGGAAAAACATACTTACTTTATCAACCAGTACCTGCCTTTAGATGAGTTGTTGGATTATCTTCAGCTTACCAATATTTATCTTTTCACTTCAAAAGACAGAAATCAGGCAGTAAGTGGTACTTTTTCCTACGCCATCAGTTGTGGCTGCCCTGTGGTTTCCACTCCTATTCCCCATGCTTTGGAAGTACTGAATGAAGACCTGGGAATCATTATTGATTTTGAAGCTCCGAAACAGCTTGCTGTTGCCGTGAATACATTACTAAAAAATGAAACTGCACAGGAAAAATTACGGTCAAATAGTTTGGAAAAAATGGCTCCCACAGCCTGGGAGAATTCCTCTATTTCACATGCCCTATTATTTCAACAATATAGCAAAGATAACATGACATTACATTATGCATTCCCCATCATCAATCTCAGCCATATCAAAAATATGACAACAGATTTTGGAATGATCCAGTTTTCTAAAATCAATAAACCTGATATCAATTCCGGGTATACTTTAGACGATAATGCCCGTGCTATGATTGTAGCCTGCGGACATTACGGACTAAACAGAGATGAATCTGACCTAGATTTAATCTCAACCTATCTAAAATTTATTAAATTTTGTCAACAACCGGATGGTAGTTTTCTTAACTATGTAAATCAAAACAAGGAATTTGCTCAACAGAATTATGAAACCAATCTTGAAGATTCCAATGGAAGAGCTATCTGGGCACTGGGATATCTTCTTTCAATAAAAGCAATCTTACCGCAGCAGTTTTCTGATGAAGCAGAATCAGTAATTGAAAAAAGCCTTCCATTGATTGAGAAAATCCATTCTACCCGGGCAATGGGCTTTATCATCAAAGGACTGCATTATCAAAATTCAGAAATCAATATTCCATTATTGAAAAAGCTGGCCAATCGTCTGGTGAAAATGTACCAGCACGAAAAACACAAAGACTGGCATTGGTTTGAAAGCTATCTGACCTATGGAAACAGTTTACTTCCCGAGGCTTTATTATGCGCATGGATTACTACCAAAGACGAAATGTACAAGCAAATTGCCAATGAATCATTCAGATTTCTGCTTTCTAAAATATTTATTAAGGGCGGCATCAAAGTAATATCCAATAAAGGATGGCTGCACAAAGAAACGATTAAAAGTCCAGAATCAATTGGTGGTGAACAGCCTATTGATGTTGCCTACACCATACTGGCCTTATCTACATTCTACAAGGTTTTTAAAGACGAAAAATATTTGCAGATGATGAGAAATGCTTTTAGTTGGTTTTTAGGAAAAAATCATTTGCATCAGATTATTTATAACCCTGCAACAGGAGGGTGTTATGATGGTCTTGAAGAGAAAAATGTGAATCTCAATCAGGGAGCGGAATCCACAGTAAGTTACCTCATGGCAAGGCTCTGTTTTCCAAAATAA
- a CDS encoding calcium:proton antiporter codes for MYIKKYLRMWTFLIPILAWFSYVGNSVFSSGYYSVILTLFLIGSVLAAVYHSEVIAHRLGEPFGTLLLAFAITVIEVGLIISIMMGAKGLETITLARDTVFAAVMIILTGIIGSCIVIGSLRYREQSFTLQGVSTALITLTSVIIFVLILPNYTVSHLGGEYTSLQLLFIALISLGLYLGFTMIQTFRHRSFFISPQNKLSENLPVESNNKIISTKQLYINCILLILSLGIVVLLAKLLSKDVEHIVVSVGAPKSLVGIIIAGIVLLPEGLAAFRAAKSDQIQTSLNLAFGSALASIGLSIPAIAIISVITGIRMTLGIDIKSTILLGLSLFIITVSLATGRTNIMQGIVLIAIFLIYLFITIVP; via the coding sequence ATGTATATAAAAAAATATTTAAGGATGTGGACATTTTTGATTCCTATCCTGGCATGGTTCTCTTATGTTGGAAATTCTGTTTTTTCTTCAGGGTATTACTCTGTGATTCTTACTTTATTTTTAATAGGAAGTGTTTTAGCTGCGGTGTACCATTCCGAAGTTATTGCGCATCGTTTGGGGGAACCATTTGGAACTTTGCTTTTGGCATTTGCCATTACGGTAATAGAAGTAGGGCTTATTATTTCCATTATGATGGGAGCAAAAGGTTTAGAAACCATTACTCTTGCCAGAGATACGGTTTTTGCTGCAGTGATGATAATCCTTACGGGAATCATTGGAAGCTGTATTGTCATAGGATCCTTACGATATAGAGAACAGAGCTTTACCTTACAGGGAGTAAGTACGGCACTGATTACACTGACCTCTGTTATTATTTTTGTGCTTATTCTGCCCAATTATACGGTAAGTCACCTCGGAGGCGAATACACGTCCCTCCAACTGCTTTTTATCGCCTTGATTTCTTTAGGGCTTTATCTTGGATTTACCATGATCCAAACTTTTAGACATCGGAGCTTTTTCATTTCTCCACAAAACAAATTATCCGAGAATCTGCCTGTAGAAAGCAATAATAAAATAATTTCCACAAAACAATTGTATATCAATTGTATATTGTTAATTTTATCCCTGGGAATAGTCGTTTTGCTGGCAAAACTTCTTTCAAAGGATGTTGAACATATAGTTGTTTCTGTGGGTGCCCCTAAATCTCTTGTAGGTATCATTATTGCTGGTATTGTTCTGCTTCCGGAAGGTCTGGCTGCATTCAGAGCTGCAAAAAGTGATCAGATTCAAACTTCATTAAATCTGGCTTTTGGTTCAGCTTTAGCGAGTATCGGACTAAGTATTCCTGCGATTGCCATTATATCTGTAATAACCGGTATAAGAATGACATTGGGGATAGATATCAAATCAACAATACTTTTAGGGCTGTCTCTTTTTATTATTACTGTTTCACTGGCAACAGGCAGAACTAATATCATGCAGGGAATTGTATTGATCGCTATTTTTTTAATTTATCTTTTTATTACAATTGTACCATAA
- a CDS encoding cupin domain-containing protein, with protein MNHQEFEKSKVYITSQIVECISNSVFNRTILEKPMGNINALSFDEKEGLPEKTSPFDAFAQIIEGKAEIIIDGTSYFMEEGECIIVPAHKSHSIKGNKRFKIIVTIIKSGYE; from the coding sequence ATGAATCATCAAGAATTTGAAAAATCAAAAGTATATATTACCAGTCAGATAGTGGAATGCATATCAAATTCTGTATTCAATAGGACTATACTGGAAAAGCCAATGGGCAATATCAATGCCTTATCGTTTGATGAAAAAGAAGGATTACCCGAAAAAACTTCTCCTTTTGATGCTTTTGCACAAATTATTGAAGGCAAAGCAGAAATCATTATAGACGGAACTTCTTATTTTATGGAAGAAGGTGAATGCATTATCGTTCCAGCCCATAAATCTCATTCGATAAAAGGAAATAAACGCTTTAAGATAATAGTAACAATAATAAAAAGCGGCTATGAATAA
- a CDS encoding Crp/Fnr family transcriptional regulator → MYDTLIEYINSRVSRPLAANEINIIKNNFVPYKLKKREFFLHEGDVSSYMGFLAKGSMKKYSTDIKGTEHIISLYIEGWWVGDRESFEKLSPSSFNIEACEDADLLVLTKQAGEEVFTLPIMHELTRHLDQNILSPLRKESMLP, encoded by the coding sequence ATGTACGACACTTTAATTGAATACATCAATTCACGGGTCTCTAGACCTTTAGCAGCTAATGAAATTAACATTATAAAAAATAATTTTGTTCCTTATAAACTCAAAAAACGGGAATTCTTTTTGCATGAAGGGGATGTAAGTAGTTATATGGGATTTCTTGCTAAGGGTTCCATGAAAAAATACAGTACAGATATTAAAGGTACCGAACATATCATAAGCCTTTATATTGAAGGCTGGTGGGTAGGTGATCGTGAAAGTTTTGAAAAACTTTCACCCTCTTCCTTCAATATTGAGGCATGTGAAGATGCTGATTTATTGGTCTTAACAAAACAAGCCGGAGAAGAAGTATTCACACTTCCTATTATGCATGAACTCACCCGTCATTTAGACCAAAATATTCTTTCGCCACTCAGAAAAGAATCAATGCTGCCATAA
- a CDS encoding LacI family DNA-binding transcriptional regulator — MKRVTIKDIAEMLNISISTVSRALKDHPDISNAVKLKVKEAAEAFNYIPNDFAINFRKKSSKVIGLIIPEMSMFFIPSIIKGISHVLHREGYHFFLLSSEESLKMEKENIMTCINSRVDGILISLTKYTKDLSHLQKAKDIELPIVIFDKTISQNHFDEIVFDNGLNVRMAAEKLIESNCKRILAVFGDENLKITQTRRDFFLEKLKEHPEIKCRVIYCKSAEDVKYQLNTILNDEHFDGYFAMSDETLAGLHSSLIKSKLQTSAIKVIAITEGILPKYLDDSYECIINDGYHMGAMAASKILEIIKGSKI; from the coding sequence ATGAAAAGAGTCACAATAAAAGACATTGCTGAAATGCTCAATATCAGTATATCTACAGTATCCAGAGCGCTGAAGGATCATCCTGATATCAGTAATGCTGTAAAGCTTAAAGTAAAAGAGGCAGCAGAGGCTTTTAATTATATCCCGAATGATTTCGCCATCAATTTCCGAAAGAAATCATCAAAAGTGATTGGGCTTATTATCCCTGAAATGTCAATGTTTTTTATTCCTTCTATTATTAAAGGGATATCTCATGTGCTTCACAGAGAAGGATATCATTTTTTTTTGTTATCATCGGAAGAATCTTTAAAGATGGAAAAGGAAAATATTATGACCTGCATTAATTCCCGTGTAGATGGTATCCTTATTTCTCTTACAAAATATACAAAAGATCTTTCCCACCTGCAGAAAGCTAAAGACATTGAGCTTCCTATTGTTATATTTGATAAGACTATTTCGCAAAATCATTTCGATGAAATTGTTTTTGATAATGGCCTGAATGTAAGGATGGCTGCTGAAAAGCTGATAGAAAGTAACTGTAAAAGAATACTTGCCGTTTTTGGTGATGAAAACTTGAAAATAACACAAACCAGGAGAGATTTCTTTCTTGAAAAACTAAAAGAACATCCGGAAATAAAATGCAGGGTTATATACTGTAAATCTGCTGAAGATGTAAAATATCAACTCAATACAATTCTTAATGATGAACATTTTGATGGCTATTTTGCCATGAGTGATGAAACTCTTGCAGGATTACACAGTTCATTAATTAAAAGTAAATTACAAACATCTGCAATAAAGGTAATTGCTATCACAGAGGGGATTCTCCCCAAGTACCTTGATGATTCTTATGAATGTATCATTAATGATGGTTATCATATGGGAGCAATGGCAGCATCAAAAATTTTGGAAATAATAAAAGGAAGCAAAATTTAG
- a CDS encoding TonB-dependent siderophore receptor, giving the protein MESKIFTRLLILGAMNTAAFMFSQSTENDTIAKGKAIDEVVITGNSNPKASIKTSTSISTLKMKDIENSAPRTTAEIFRTIPGIRSESSGGEGNSNITVRGVPVSAGGSRYLLIQEDGLPVMQFGDIAFGTQDQFTRFDSFVSRVEALRGGSASVFASNSPAGIINFITKTGEKEGGSITQQLGLNYKNYRTDFDYGTQIADNTFLALGGFYRIGDGPRKTGFNSNNGGQFRVSILRKFGKGSFRIYAKFLDDRTAAYMPMPVAVSGTDADPKWSSLSNYNILNGALQTINLQHDRTLGNDGNIFNSDISDGMHSISKTIGAEFNYDLGEGWKFEDRIRYSANNGQFIAPFPASVSKGSDFFTAANFTNFGSAVYSGTNTPVDMNAYYMKLALFNVKLNNFNNFVNDFNISKKWSNVKFNAGLYKATQNINMDWMWNNYIQEVSDSNARLVDVKNLSGAFITDQGLLNYGMKDWGNLKRNYNTKYDITAPHAQIEINATDKLTIDAGARYDIGKVTGTFSGGTVTYTSRDMNGNGVIDIPEQMVGSNDNINVPVNYRYGIFGYSVGANYALNSKNAVFARVSQGGSASADRILFSAYNYTNNDDPGLDAVKVNKVNQVEAGYKLRGAGYLLNTTLFYAGTKEANYEATTQRKTENKYQSLGIELDGYYRITKGFDIKAGLTYTHAEIKNALDPTIVGNTPRRTPKFMYSVNPNFNVDKLNVGFYLIGATKAYTQDSNKLIMPGYAIVNPYISYQLMKNLSVSVNANNIFNTIAVTEAEEGSIAGGNGIVRARTLPGSSYSATVKFDF; this is encoded by the coding sequence ATGGAATCAAAGATTTTTACCAGACTTCTCATTTTGGGTGCTATGAATACAGCTGCATTTATGTTTTCCCAAAGTACAGAAAATGATACAATTGCAAAAGGTAAAGCAATTGATGAAGTAGTGATTACAGGAAATTCCAATCCTAAAGCTTCTATTAAAACCAGTACTTCTATATCCACTTTAAAAATGAAAGATATAGAAAACTCAGCTCCCAGAACTACAGCCGAAATTTTCCGCACGATTCCGGGAATCCGTTCAGAATCTTCAGGTGGTGAAGGTAACTCCAATATTACAGTAAGAGGAGTTCCGGTTTCAGCAGGAGGCTCCAGATATCTTTTGATTCAGGAAGATGGCCTACCAGTTATGCAGTTCGGAGATATTGCTTTCGGAACCCAGGACCAGTTTACAAGATTCGATTCTTTTGTTTCCAGAGTGGAAGCATTAAGAGGAGGTTCTGCATCAGTTTTTGCCAGTAATTCTCCTGCGGGAATTATCAATTTTATTACCAAAACAGGGGAAAAGGAAGGCGGAAGCATCACTCAGCAATTAGGTCTGAACTATAAAAATTACAGAACAGATTTCGATTACGGAACACAAATCGCAGACAATACATTTTTAGCTTTGGGAGGTTTCTACAGAATCGGGGACGGGCCAAGAAAAACAGGTTTCAATTCTAATAACGGCGGACAGTTCAGAGTCTCCATACTGAGAAAATTCGGGAAAGGAAGTTTCAGAATTTATGCTAAATTTCTGGATGACAGAACTGCAGCCTATATGCCAATGCCGGTTGCCGTTTCAGGAACAGATGCAGACCCGAAATGGTCTTCTTTATCCAACTACAACATCCTGAATGGCGCTTTACAGACCATCAATTTACAGCACGACAGAACACTAGGGAACGACGGAAATATCTTCAACAGTGATATTTCAGACGGAATGCATTCCATTTCAAAAACGATAGGCGCTGAATTCAATTATGATCTGGGAGAAGGCTGGAAATTTGAAGATAGAATCCGTTATTCAGCAAACAATGGACAATTTATAGCCCCATTCCCTGCAAGCGTAAGCAAAGGAAGCGATTTCTTTACAGCAGCTAACTTTACCAATTTTGGAAGTGCAGTTTACTCAGGAACCAACACTCCGGTTGATATGAATGCTTATTATATGAAATTGGCACTTTTCAATGTAAAGCTTAATAACTTCAATAATTTTGTGAACGATTTTAACATCAGCAAAAAATGGAGCAATGTGAAGTTTAATGCAGGATTGTACAAAGCTACACAAAACATCAATATGGACTGGATGTGGAACAATTATATCCAGGAAGTAAGCGACAGCAATGCAAGGCTGGTAGATGTTAAGAACCTTTCAGGAGCTTTCATCACAGATCAGGGGCTGCTTAATTATGGAATGAAAGACTGGGGAAATTTAAAAAGAAACTACAATACAAAATATGATATTACCGCCCCTCATGCACAGATCGAAATTAACGCAACTGATAAATTAACAATTGACGCAGGAGCAAGATACGATATCGGAAAAGTAACTGGTACTTTCTCAGGAGGAACAGTTACGTACACAAGCCGTGATATGAACGGAAACGGAGTCATTGATATTCCTGAACAAATGGTTGGTTCCAATGATAACATCAATGTTCCCGTAAACTACAGATATGGAATTTTCGGTTATTCAGTAGGTGCTAATTACGCTTTGAACAGTAAAAATGCAGTATTTGCAAGAGTAAGCCAGGGCGGAAGTGCTTCTGCGGACAGAATTTTATTCTCAGCATACAACTATACCAATAATGACGACCCTGGGCTGGATGCAGTAAAAGTAAACAAAGTAAATCAGGTGGAAGCCGGTTACAAACTGAGAGGAGCAGGATATTTACTGAACACTACTCTTTTCTATGCAGGAACTAAAGAAGCGAATTATGAAGCAACTACGCAGAGAAAAACAGAAAACAAATACCAGTCTCTTGGGATAGAATTAGACGGATATTACAGAATTACAAAAGGTTTTGACATCAAAGCAGGACTTACCTATACCCACGCAGAAATTAAAAATGCACTTGATCCTACTATTGTTGGAAACACGCCCAGAAGAACCCCTAAATTCATGTACTCTGTAAACCCTAACTTCAATGTTGATAAGCTGAACGTTGGTTTCTACCTGATTGGCGCTACAAAAGCGTACACTCAGGATTCAAACAAACTGATCATGCCCGGTTATGCGATTGTAAACCCTTATATTTCTTATCAGCTGATGAAAAATCTTTCGGTAAGCGTAAACGCAAACAACATCTTCAACACAATTGCAGTTACAGAAGCTGAAGAAGGATCTATCGCAGGAGGAAACGGAATCGTAAGAGCAAGAACGCTTCCGGGAAGCAGCTACAGCGCAACTGTAAAATTTGACTTTTAA
- a CDS encoding glycoside hydrolase 100 family protein, with protein MFKREAIEIIKKAITEEGILASAQQRDNYARVWARDSMMTGYAGILIHDEEILAGLEKSVLTLAKHQAENGQIPSNVVNDKASYGTHVGRTDATTWWVVTTCEYLKITRNQELKKGLKENIYKALSCLKSWEYNQRGLVYSPLGGNWADEYVTSGYTLYDNVLRYWALKNAAEMYDDRTLKTLAENTKNLIQENFYKTKNSSDSAKYHETAYAKVAAKPYFCASLNANGYDVRFDLAGNALALLLGFDLDVNAFSEFLNEVKNEFRHWMLPAFYPVIFPGDDDWRLLENNYSYSFKNEPYHFHNGGSWPIFLGWLCLGLKHKGVKDIPQMILKQYEELMAEKGEHFREYYSTDQLLPLGTEQLCFSASGYLLMTY; from the coding sequence ATGTTTAAACGGGAAGCCATTGAAATTATAAAGAAGGCCATTACAGAAGAAGGAATTCTGGCATCTGCACAACAGAGAGACAATTACGCAAGAGTCTGGGCAAGAGATTCTATGATGACGGGATATGCCGGAATTTTAATACATGATGAGGAAATTCTCGCCGGATTGGAAAAATCTGTTCTTACACTCGCTAAACATCAGGCGGAAAACGGGCAGATCCCTTCCAACGTAGTTAATGATAAGGCAAGCTACGGAACACACGTAGGAAGAACCGATGCCACCACCTGGTGGGTCGTTACAACGTGTGAATACCTTAAAATAACACGAAACCAGGAGCTTAAAAAAGGGCTGAAAGAAAATATTTATAAAGCCCTTTCCTGCCTTAAAAGCTGGGAATATAATCAGAGAGGATTGGTTTACAGTCCGTTGGGCGGAAACTGGGCAGACGAATATGTAACTTCCGGATATACTTTGTATGACAACGTTCTCAGATATTGGGCTCTAAAAAATGCCGCTGAAATGTATGATGATAGAACATTAAAAACTTTAGCCGAAAACACAAAAAATCTGATTCAGGAGAATTTTTATAAAACTAAAAACAGCTCAGATTCAGCTAAATATCATGAAACAGCTTATGCAAAAGTTGCAGCAAAACCCTATTTCTGCGCTTCACTGAATGCAAACGGATATGACGTACGTTTCGATCTGGCAGGAAATGCGCTCGCTCTTTTGCTTGGCTTTGACCTTGATGTAAATGCTTTTTCGGAATTTCTAAATGAAGTAAAGAATGAATTCAGACATTGGATGCTTCCCGCATTTTATCCGGTAATTTTCCCCGGAGATGATGACTGGCGTCTGCTGGAAAACAACTACAGCTACAGTTTCAAAAACGAACCGTACCATTTCCATAACGGTGGTTCATGGCCAATATTTTTAGGCTGGCTCTGTCTCGGGCTGAAACATAAAGGAGTAAAAGATATTCCTCAAATGATTCTCAAACAATACGAAGAATTAATGGCTGAAAAAGGTGAGCATTTCAGGGAATATTATTCCACAGATCAGTTATTGCCATTGGGAACAGAACAGCTTTGCTTTTCTGCATCAGGATATCTTTTAATGACTTATTAA